A genomic region of Salvelinus namaycush isolate Seneca chromosome 7, SaNama_1.0, whole genome shotgun sequence contains the following coding sequences:
- the LOC120050563 gene encoding gamma-crystallin M3-like, giving the protein MTKIIFYEDRNFQGRSYETSSDCPDLNMYLNRCQSVRVEMGCFVIYDHSNFMGNQMFLKRGEYSDLQRMGSMMGMGDVTMLESIRSCRMIPMHRGQFRMRLYERESFGGQMHELMEDCESIQERFRMSEMQSCNVMDGHWLMYEQPHFRGRMMYVRPGEYRSIRDMGMSTMMRVLSIRRIMDACEGQRH; this is encoded by the exons ATGACCAAG ATCATCTTCTACGAGGACAGGAACTTCCAGGGTCGCAGCTATGAGACCAGCAGCGACTGCCCCGACCTCAACATGTACCTAAACCGCTGCCAGTCGGTCAGGGTGGAAATGGGCTGCTTCGTCATCTACGACCACTCCAACTTCATGGGCAACCAGATGTTCCTGAAGAGGGGAGAGTACTCCGACCTCCAGCGTATGGGCTCCATGATGGGCATGGGGGATGTGACCATGCTGGAGTCCATCCGCTCCTGCCGCATGATCCCAATG cacCGGGGACAGTTCAGAATGAGGCTGTACGAGAGGGAGAGCTTCGGAGGCCAGATGCACGAGCTGATGGAAGACTGCGAGTCCATCCAGGAGCGCTTCCGCATGTCCGAGATGCAGTCCTGCAACGTGATGGACGGCCACTGGCTCATGTACGAGCAGCCCCATTTCAGAGGCAGGATGATGTACGTGAGGCCTGGAGAGTACAGGAGTATCAGAGACATGGGCATGAGCACCATGATGAGAGTTCTCTCCATCAGAAGGATCATGGATGCCTGTGAGGGTCAGCGGCATTGA
- the LOC120050862 gene encoding gamma-crystallin M3-like, with product MTFNAYFVFLQIIFYEERNFQGCSYECSSDCSELSSHLNRCNSCRVESGMFMVYDRPNYMGHQYFLRRGEYPEYQHMMGFNDCIRSCRMIPQHKGQFRMRIYEKENFGGQMHEVMDDCDSIQERYHMPEMQSCNVMDGHWVMYEQPQFRGMQTYLRPGEYRNTREMGMGNDEMRFQSMRRISGDAAF from the exons ATGACTTTCAACGCATACTTTGTCTTTCTCCAGATTATCTTCTACGAGGAGAGGAACTTCCAGGGCTGCTCCTATGAGTGCAGCAGCGACTGCTCCGAGCTCTCCTCTCACCTGAACAGGTGCAACTCCTGCAGGGTGGAGAGTGGCATGTTCATGGTGTACGACCGGCCCAACTAcatgggccaccagtacttcctgAGGAGGGGAGAGTACCCTGAGTACCAGCACATGATGGGCTTCAACGACTGCATCAGGTCTTGTCGTATGATCCCCCAG CACAAGGGCCAGTTCAGGATGAGGATCTACGAGAAGGAGAACTTCGGAGGCCAGATGCACGAGGTGATGGACGACTGTGACTCTATCCAGGAGCGTTACCATATGCCCGAGATGCAGTCCTGCAACGTGATGGACGGCCACTGGGTCATGTACGAGCAGCCCCAATTCAGAGGCATGCAGACCTACCTGAGGCCTGGAGAGTACAGGAACACAAGAGAGATGGGAATGGGGAATGATGAAATGAGGTTCCAGTCCATGAGGCGCATCAGCGGCGATGCTGCTTTTTAA
- the LOC120050565 gene encoding gamma-crystallin M3-like, whose product MTMGKIIFYEDKNFQGRSYETSNDCAEVTSYLSRCNSCRVESGCFMVYERPNFMGHQMMVRRGEYPDNQRLMGMTMSDCIRSCRNIPSYKGQFRMRMYERENFGGQMHELMDDCDSIQDRYRMSDCQSCNVMEGHWLMYEQPHFRGRQMYVRPGEYRNLREMGNSSMNRFMSVRRITDSC is encoded by the exons ATGACCATGGGCAAG ATCATCTTCTACGAGGACAAGAACTTCCAGGGTCGTTCCTATGAGACCAGCAACGACTGCGCTGAGGTGACCTCCTACCTGAGCAGGTGCAACTCCTGCAGGGTGGAGAGCGGCTGCTTCATGGTCTATGAGCGCCCCAACTTCATGGGTCACCAGATGATGGTTAGGAGAGGAGAGTACCCTGACAACCAGCGCCTGATGGGGATGACCATGAGCGACTGCATCAGATCCTGTCGTAACATCCCCAGT TATAAGGGCCAGTTCAGAATGAGGATGTACGAGAGGGAGAACTTCGGAGGCCAGATGCACGAGCTGATGGATGACTGTGACTCCATCCAGGATCGTTACCGCATGTCCGACTGCCAGTCCTGCAACGTGATGGAGGGCCACTGGCTCATGTACGAGCAACCCCACTTCCGAGGCAGGCAGATGTACGTGAGGCCTGGAGAGTACAGGAACCTCAGAGAGATGGGAAACAGCTCCATGAACAGATTCATGTCGGTTAGACGTATCACTGATTCCTGTTAA
- the LOC120050561 gene encoding gamma-crystallin M3-like — MTMGKITFYEDRNFQGRSYETSSDCPELTSYLSRCNSCRVESGCFMVYDRSNFQGNQYFVRRGEYGDHQRMGMSDCIRSCRNIPMHSGQFRMRIYERENFGGQMHEMMDDCENMMDRYRMSDCQSCNVMDGHWLMYEQPNYKGRQMYLRPAEYRNFSNMGGSMGNMKWQSMRRIMDSC; from the exons ATGACCATGGGAAAG ATTACCTTCTACGAGGACAGGAACTTCCAGGGCCGTTCCTATGAGACCAGCTCAGACTGCCCTGAGTTGACCTCCTACCTGAGCAGGTGCAACTCCTGCAGGGTGGAGAGCGGCTGCTTCATGGTGTACGACCGCTCCAACTTCCAGGGAAACCAGTActttgtgaggagaggagagtatgGTGACCACCAGCGTATGGGCATGTCTGACTGCATTAGGTCCTGCCGAAACATCCCCATG CACAGCGGCCAGTTCAGGATGAGGATCTACGAGAGGGAAAACTTCGGAGGTCAGATGCACGAGATGATGGACGACTGTGAGAACATGATGGACCGTTACCGCATGTCCGACTGCCAGTCCTGCAATGTGATGGACGGCCACTGGCTCATGTACGAGCAGCCCAACTACAAAGGCAGGCAGATGTACCTGAGGCCTGCAGAGTACAGAAACTTCAGCAACATGGGAGGAAGCATGGGCAACATGAAATGGCAGTCTATGAGGCGTATCATGGATTCTTGTTAA